In Jejubacter calystegiae, the following are encoded in one genomic region:
- the dnaX gene encoding DNA polymerase III subunit gamma/tau, whose translation MSYQVLARKWRPQTFADVVGQEHVLTALANGLNLGRIHHAYLFSGTRGVGKTSIARLLAKGLNCETGITATPCGQCENCQAIEQGRFVDLIEIDAASRTKVEDTRDLLDNVQYAPARGRFKVYLIDEVHMLSRHSFNALLKTLEEPPSHVKFLLATTDPQKLPVTILSRCLQFHLRALDAGLIRDRLDYILNQENIESESRALQLLARAAEGSLRDALSLTDQAIASGDGRVTTEAVTGMLGTLDDDQAMSLVEAIVQADGQRAMNLVQEAAARGVEWEALLIEMLGLLHKVAMIQLSPQASVGDMAQLEPRLRELARTVPPGDVQLYYQTLLIGRKELPWAPDPRMGVEMTLLRALAFHPSAPLPEPESEPAVRAQPAAAPMATPPPSADSPPVPRSETPLSDTTSQVLQARSQLQRQGAERAKKGEPAAQQRSARPVSSSALERLASVTERVQARASTAVAEQETPAKKEAYRWKAQNKVAVVKEKVATPKALRKALEHEKTPELALKLTEEAIARDPWAAEVSQLKVPKLVEQVALNAWKEQVGEHQVCLHLRSSQRHLNSAGARQALSDAMSALAGAPVELTIIEDDDSAQRTPLEWRQAIYEEKLAQARDSITADGNIQTLRRFFDADLDEESIRPV comes from the coding sequence ATGAGCTACCAGGTGCTGGCCCGTAAATGGCGTCCACAAACCTTTGCCGATGTCGTCGGTCAGGAGCATGTCCTGACCGCGCTTGCCAACGGCCTCAACCTGGGCCGTATTCACCACGCTTATCTGTTTTCCGGCACCCGCGGCGTCGGTAAAACCTCTATCGCCCGTCTGCTGGCGAAAGGGCTGAACTGCGAAACCGGCATTACCGCCACCCCCTGCGGCCAGTGCGAAAACTGCCAGGCCATCGAGCAGGGGCGTTTTGTCGATCTTATTGAGATCGATGCCGCATCGCGCACCAAAGTGGAAGACACCCGCGATCTGCTGGATAACGTGCAGTACGCCCCGGCGCGTGGCCGCTTCAAGGTCTATCTGATCGACGAAGTGCATATGCTGTCGCGCCACAGCTTCAACGCCCTGTTGAAGACCCTGGAGGAGCCGCCGTCGCATGTGAAATTCCTGCTGGCGACCACCGATCCCCAGAAGCTGCCGGTCACCATTCTGTCACGCTGTCTGCAGTTCCACCTGCGGGCGCTGGATGCCGGTCTGATTCGCGATCGGCTGGACTATATTCTTAATCAGGAAAATATCGAGAGTGAATCCCGGGCGTTGCAACTGCTGGCGCGTGCCGCGGAGGGCAGCCTGCGTGATGCTCTGAGTCTGACCGATCAGGCCATTGCCAGCGGCGACGGTCGCGTGACCACCGAGGCGGTCACCGGCATGCTGGGTACCCTGGATGACGATCAGGCGATGAGCCTGGTGGAAGCTATCGTTCAGGCCGACGGCCAGCGCGCCATGAATCTGGTACAGGAAGCTGCCGCCCGCGGCGTGGAATGGGAAGCGCTGCTGATCGAGATGCTGGGACTGTTGCACAAAGTGGCGATGATTCAACTGTCGCCTCAGGCGTCGGTTGGCGATATGGCGCAGCTTGAGCCGCGCCTGCGGGAACTGGCGCGCACCGTACCGCCCGGCGATGTGCAGCTTTATTACCAGACGCTGCTGATTGGGCGTAAAGAGCTTCCCTGGGCGCCGGATCCGCGTATGGGCGTAGAGATGACGCTGCTGCGCGCGCTGGCGTTCCACCCGAGTGCGCCGTTGCCGGAGCCGGAATCGGAACCGGCCGTGCGGGCGCAGCCCGCCGCCGCGCCGATGGCGACACCGCCGCCGTCTGCGGATTCGCCGCCCGTACCGCGCAGCGAGACGCCGCTATCGGACACCACCAGTCAGGTATTGCAGGCCCGCAGTCAGCTCCAGCGTCAGGGAGCTGAACGAGCAAAAAAGGGTGAACCGGCGGCGCAACAGCGTTCAGCGCGGCCGGTAAGCTCCTCTGCGCTGGAACGTCTGGCCTCGGTCACTGAGCGGGTACAGGCGCGCGCTTCCACCGCTGTTGCAGAGCAGGAGACGCCTGCGAAGAAAGAGGCCTACCGTTGGAAGGCCCAGAACAAAGTCGCGGTGGTGAAAGAGAAGGTCGCCACCCCGAAGGCGCTCAGAAAGGCGCTGGAACATGAAAAGACGCCGGAACTGGCGCTCAAACTGACTGAAGAGGCCATCGCACGGGATCCGTGGGCGGCGGAGGTCAGCCAGTTGAAGGTTCCCAAACTGGTAGAACAGGTGGCGCTTAATGCCTGGAAAGAGCAGGTCGGTGAACATCAGGTGTGTCTGCATCTGCGCTCCAGCCAGCGCCATCTGAATTCGGCCGGTGCCCGCCAGGCGCTGAGTGACGCCATGTCAGCCCTGGCCGGGGCGCCGGTAGAACTGACTATCATTGAAGATGACGATTCCGCACAGCGCACGCCGCTGGAGTGGCGCCAGGCTATCTACGAAGAGAAGCTGGCCCAGGCGCGGGATTCGATTACCGCGGATGGTAACATCCAGACGCTGCGTCGATTCTTCGATGCGGATCTGGATGAAGAGAGCATCCGCCCCGTTTGA
- a CDS encoding YbaB/EbfC family nucleoid-associated protein, which produces MFGKGGLGNLMKQAQQMQEKMQQMQEEVAAMEVTGESGAGMVKVTINGAHNCRRVEIDPSLLEDDKEMLEDLVAAAFNDAARRIEETQKEKMASVSSGMQLPPGFKMPF; this is translated from the coding sequence ATGTTTGGTAAAGGCGGTCTGGGCAATCTGATGAAGCAGGCCCAGCAGATGCAGGAAAAAATGCAGCAGATGCAAGAGGAAGTCGCCGCCATGGAAGTGACCGGCGAATCCGGCGCGGGCATGGTGAAAGTGACCATTAATGGTGCGCACAACTGCCGCCGGGTGGAGATCGACCCGAGCCTGCTGGAAGACGACAAAGAGATGCTGGAAGATCTGGTTGCCGCCGCGTTTAACGACGCCGCGCGCCGTATCGAAGAGACTCAGAAAGAGAAGATGGCTTCCGTCTCCTCCGGCATGCAGCTGCCGCCGGGCTTTAAGATGCCGTTCTGA
- the recR gene encoding recombination mediator RecR, whose protein sequence is MQTSPLLTQLMEALRCLPGVGPKSAQRMAFTLLQRDRSGGMRLAQALSRAMSEIGHCADCRTFTEQEICNICSNSRRQENGQICVVETPADIHAIEQTGQFSGRYFVLMGHLSPLDGIGPDDIGLDRLEQRLASESLKEVILATNPTVEGEATANYIAELCAQYGVDASRIAHGVPVGGELEMVDGTTLSHSLVGRHKISF, encoded by the coding sequence ATGCAAACCAGCCCGCTGTTAACGCAGCTGATGGAAGCGCTGCGCTGTCTGCCCGGGGTCGGGCCGAAGTCGGCGCAGCGCATGGCGTTTACCCTGCTGCAGCGCGATCGCAGCGGCGGTATGCGTCTGGCGCAGGCGCTGTCCCGCGCTATGTCGGAGATTGGGCACTGCGCCGACTGCCGGACCTTTACCGAGCAGGAAATTTGCAACATCTGCTCGAACTCCCGGCGTCAGGAAAATGGCCAGATCTGCGTGGTGGAAACGCCGGCGGATATTCATGCCATTGAGCAGACCGGGCAGTTTTCCGGCCGTTACTTTGTGCTGATGGGCCATCTGTCGCCGCTGGACGGTATCGGTCCGGACGATATCGGTCTGGATCGACTGGAGCAGCGCCTGGCCAGCGAGTCGCTGAAAGAGGTGATCCTCGCCACCAATCCCACGGTGGAAGGCGAGGCGACCGCGAATTATATCGCCGAGCTCTGCGCCCAGTACGGGGTTGACGCCAGCCGCATCGCCCACGGCGTGCCGGTAGGCGGCGAGCTGGAAATGGTCGATGGCACCACGCTGTCTCACTCCCTGGTTGGCCGTCACAAGATCTCTTTTTAA